In Synechococcus sp. KORDI-100, a single window of DNA contains:
- the rpoB gene encoding DNA-directed RNA polymerase subunit beta has protein sequence MSSSAIQVAKTATYLPDLVEVQRASFKWFLDKGLIEELESFSPITDYTGKLELHFIGSEYRLKRPRHDVEEAKRRDATFASQMYVTCRLVNKETGEIKEQEVFIGELPLMTERGTFIINGAERVIVNQIVRSPGVYFKDEQDKNGRRTYNASVIPNRGAWLKFETDKNSLLHVRVDKTRKINAHVLMRAMGLSDNDVVDKLRHPEFYKKSIDAANDEGISSEDQALLELYKKLRPGEPPSVSGGQQLLQTRFFDPKRYDLGRVGRYKINKKLRLTIPDTVRTLTHEDVLSTLDYLINLELDVGGASLDDIDHLGNRRVRSVGELLQNQVRVGLNRLERIIKERMTVGETDSLTPAQLVNPKPLVAAIKEFFGSSQLSQFMDQTNPLAELTHKRRISALGPGGLTRERAGFAVRDIHPSHYGRLCPIETPEGPNAGLINSLATHARVNEYGFIETPFWKVENGVVLRDGDPIYLSADREDEVRVAPGDVATDDDGRIKADLIPVRYRQDFEKVPPEQVDYVALSPVQVISVAASLIPFLEHDDANRALMGSNMQRQAVPLLRPERALVGTGLETQVARDSGMVPISRVNGTVTFVDATAIVVNDEDGNDHTHYLQKYQRSNQDTCLNHRPIVRCGDPVIVGQVLADGSACEGGEIALGQNVLIAYMPWEGYNFEDALLVSERLVTDDLYTSVHIEKYEIEARQTKLGPEEITREIPNVAEESLGNLDEMGIIRVGAFVESGDILVGKVTPKGESDQPPEEKLLRAIFGEKARDVRDNSLRVPGTERGRVVDVRIYTREQGDELPPGANMVVRVYVAQRRKIQVGDKMAGRHGNKGIISRILPREDMPYLPDGTPVDICLNPLGVPSRMNVGQVFELLMGWAASNLDSRVRIVPFDEMHGAEMSQETCEAFLKEAAKQPGKAWVYNPEDPGKLVLRDGRTGQPFDQPVAVGYAHFLKLVHLVDDKIHARSTGPYSLVTQQPLGGKAQQGGQRLGEMEVWALEAYGAAYTLQELLTVKSDDMQGRNEALNAIVKGKPIPRPGTPESFKVLMRELQSLGLDIAVYTDEGKEVDLMQDVNPRRSTPSRPTYESLGVADYDED, from the coding sequence ATGAGCAGCAGCGCGATTCAGGTCGCCAAGACCGCCACCTACCTTCCAGATCTGGTGGAGGTGCAGCGGGCCAGTTTCAAGTGGTTTTTAGATAAAGGTCTGATCGAGGAGCTGGAAAGCTTCTCTCCGATCACCGATTACACCGGGAAGTTAGAGCTGCACTTCATCGGTAGCGAGTACCGACTCAAGCGTCCTCGCCACGACGTGGAAGAGGCCAAGCGTCGCGATGCCACGTTCGCGTCTCAGATGTATGTGACCTGCCGTCTCGTGAACAAGGAGACCGGCGAGATCAAGGAACAGGAGGTTTTCATCGGCGAACTCCCGCTGATGACTGAGCGCGGCACGTTCATCATCAACGGTGCCGAGCGGGTGATCGTCAATCAGATCGTTCGCAGCCCAGGGGTTTATTTCAAGGACGAGCAGGACAAGAACGGACGTCGCACCTACAACGCCAGCGTCATCCCCAACCGGGGCGCCTGGTTGAAGTTCGAGACCGATAAGAACTCACTTCTTCATGTCCGCGTCGACAAGACCCGCAAGATCAATGCCCATGTGTTGATGCGGGCCATGGGCCTGTCGGACAATGACGTGGTCGACAAGCTGCGTCACCCGGAGTTCTACAAGAAGTCGATTGATGCCGCCAACGATGAAGGCATCAGCTCCGAAGATCAGGCACTGCTGGAGCTGTACAAGAAGCTCAGGCCCGGCGAGCCCCCCTCGGTCAGCGGTGGCCAACAGCTGTTGCAGACCCGCTTCTTTGATCCCAAGCGGTACGACCTCGGTCGTGTCGGCCGCTACAAGATCAACAAGAAGCTGCGGCTCACAATCCCAGACACGGTGCGCACCCTCACCCATGAGGACGTGCTGTCCACCCTTGATTACCTGATCAATCTGGAACTCGATGTCGGCGGCGCGAGTCTCGATGACATCGACCACCTCGGCAACCGCCGCGTGCGTTCGGTGGGTGAATTGCTTCAGAACCAGGTTCGCGTCGGTCTGAACCGTCTTGAAAGGATCATCAAGGAGCGGATGACCGTTGGTGAGACCGATTCACTCACCCCGGCACAGCTGGTCAATCCCAAGCCCCTGGTGGCGGCGATCAAGGAGTTCTTCGGATCCAGTCAGCTGAGCCAGTTCATGGATCAGACCAATCCGCTGGCTGAGCTCACCCACAAACGCCGTATCTCTGCTCTCGGACCAGGTGGTCTCACCAGGGAACGCGCCGGTTTTGCTGTCCGCGACATTCATCCATCGCACTACGGGCGCCTTTGTCCGATTGAAACGCCTGAAGGCCCCAATGCAGGGCTGATCAATTCTCTGGCGACCCACGCGAGGGTGAATGAGTACGGCTTCATCGAGACCCCCTTCTGGAAGGTCGAGAACGGTGTTGTTCTCAGGGATGGCGATCCCATCTATCTCTCCGCCGATCGTGAGGACGAGGTGCGGGTGGCTCCCGGTGATGTGGCGACGGATGACGACGGCCGGATCAAGGCGGACTTGATTCCAGTCCGCTACAGGCAGGATTTTGAGAAGGTGCCTCCGGAACAGGTCGACTACGTCGCCCTGTCTCCGGTGCAGGTGATTTCGGTGGCCGCCTCACTGATCCCCTTCCTTGAGCACGACGATGCCAACCGCGCCCTGATGGGGTCAAACATGCAGCGGCAAGCGGTTCCCCTGCTGCGTCCGGAACGGGCCCTCGTCGGGACAGGTCTTGAGACCCAGGTTGCCCGCGACTCCGGCATGGTGCCGATCTCCCGGGTCAACGGCACGGTCACGTTCGTGGATGCAACGGCCATCGTCGTCAATGACGAGGACGGAAACGACCACACCCACTACCTGCAGAAATATCAGCGTTCCAACCAGGACACCTGTCTGAATCACCGCCCGATCGTGCGGTGCGGTGATCCTGTGATCGTCGGTCAGGTCCTGGCGGATGGTTCCGCCTGCGAAGGGGGCGAGATCGCTCTTGGCCAGAACGTTCTGATCGCCTACATGCCCTGGGAGGGATACAACTTTGAGGATGCTTTGCTGGTGAGCGAGCGTCTGGTGACGGATGATCTCTACACCTCGGTGCACATCGAGAAATACGAGATCGAAGCTCGTCAGACCAAGCTCGGACCTGAGGAGATCACCCGTGAGATCCCCAATGTCGCCGAGGAAAGTCTTGGAAACCTCGACGAGATGGGCATCATCCGCGTCGGTGCTTTCGTCGAGAGCGGCGACATTCTCGTGGGCAAGGTGACGCCGAAAGGGGAATCCGATCAGCCCCCTGAGGAAAAGTTGCTCCGTGCGATCTTCGGCGAGAAGGCTCGCGACGTTCGCGATAACTCTCTGCGGGTGCCAGGCACCGAGCGTGGTCGCGTGGTGGATGTTCGGATCTACACCCGAGAGCAGGGTGATGAACTGCCACCGGGCGCCAACATGGTTGTCCGGGTTTACGTCGCCCAGCGCCGCAAGATTCAGGTCGGCGACAAGATGGCCGGACGTCACGGCAACAAAGGCATCATCAGCCGCATCCTTCCCCGGGAGGACATGCCATACCTGCCTGACGGCACGCCGGTTGACATCTGCCTCAATCCCCTCGGTGTGCCCAGCCGCATGAATGTGGGTCAGGTTTTCGAGCTGTTGATGGGATGGGCCGCCTCAAACCTCGATTCACGGGTTCGGATTGTTCCCTTTGATGAGATGCACGGCGCCGAGATGTCGCAGGAAACCTGTGAGGCATTCCTCAAGGAAGCGGCCAAACAGCCAGGCAAGGCCTGGGTCTACAACCCGGAGGACCCCGGCAAGCTCGTTCTGCGTGACGGCCGCACAGGCCAGCCCTTTGATCAGCCTGTCGCCGTGGGCTACGCCCATTTCCTCAAGCTTGTGCACCTGGTTGATGACAAGATCCACGCCCGCTCAACCGGCCCGTACTCCCTGGTGACCCAGCAGCCCCTCGGGGGCAAGGCTCAGCAGGGCGGCCAGCGTCTTGGAGAAATGGAAGTGTGGGCTCTGGAGGCCTACGGCGCGGCCTACACCCTCCAGGAACTGCTTACGGTCAAGTCCGACGACATGCAGGGTCGGAACGAGGCGCTCAACGCCATCGTCAAAGGCAAACCAATTCCCCGCCCTGGCACTCCGGAATCCTTCAAGGTGCTGATGCGCGAATTGCAGTCCCTGGGACTCGATATCGCGGTCTACACCGATGAAGGCAAGGAGGTGGATCTGATGCAGGACGTGAACCCACGTCGCAGCACGCCCAGCCGCCCCACCTACGAATCCCTCGGCGTTGCGGATTACGACGAGGACTGA
- a CDS encoding TatD family hydrolase, whose amino-acid sequence MGGEGEFQPPVTSTPTLIDSHCHIVFRNFDEDLDDVAARWREAGVTALLHACVEPSEIPAIRALADRFPELRYSVGVHPLDTQHWQADTQAVLRRSALEDERVVAIGELGLDLFRQKNLDEQLAVLRPQLDLAVELDLPVIIHCRDAAEPMLAELRTRQAQGRCPAGVMHCWGGTPDEMDGFLALGFHISFSGTVTFPKAAPTHECARRVPEDRFLVETDCPFLAPVPRRGKRNEPAFVASVAARVAELRGVDLECVAASSTANARRLFRLP is encoded by the coding sequence ATGGGGGGTGAAGGCGAGTTTCAGCCCCCCGTGACGTCCACTCCCACGCTGATTGACAGTCACTGTCACATCGTGTTCCGCAACTTCGATGAGGATCTCGATGACGTCGCGGCGCGCTGGCGCGAAGCGGGCGTGACGGCTCTGCTTCATGCCTGTGTTGAGCCGTCTGAGATTCCTGCGATCAGAGCGCTTGCTGATCGATTCCCGGAGCTGCGCTATTCCGTCGGGGTTCATCCGCTTGACACCCAGCACTGGCAGGCGGACACGCAGGCAGTCCTGAGGCGCTCAGCCCTGGAGGATGAACGCGTCGTCGCCATCGGTGAGCTTGGACTTGATCTGTTCCGGCAGAAGAATCTGGACGAACAGCTTGCGGTGCTGCGTCCGCAGCTCGATCTGGCCGTTGAGCTTGATCTTCCGGTGATCATTCATTGCCGGGATGCGGCGGAGCCGATGCTGGCGGAGCTGCGCACCCGCCAGGCACAAGGCCGTTGTCCAGCCGGAGTGATGCATTGCTGGGGCGGGACGCCAGACGAAATGGATGGCTTCCTTGCGCTCGGTTTTCACATCAGCTTCAGCGGCACCGTCACCTTCCCCAAGGCCGCTCCAACCCATGAATGTGCCCGCCGGGTTCCTGAGGATCGCTTCCTGGTGGAAACGGATTGTCCATTTCTCGCCCCCGTTCCACGCCGGGGCAAGCGCAATGAACCGGCGTTTGTGGCATCCGTTGCGGCGCGGGTGGCCGAGCTTCGCGGCGTTGATCTCGAATGCGTGGCCGCCAGCAGCACCGCCAACGCACGCCGCCTGTTTCGTTTGCCGTGA
- the rpsT gene encoding 30S ribosomal protein S20 encodes MANNKAAKKRIEVAERNRVRNRTYKSSLRTLMKRCFLACDAYSEKPGDAAKASVQSSMNAAFSKIDKAVKVGVLHRNNGANQKSRLSAAVRRVLEPST; translated from the coding sequence GTGGCCAATAACAAAGCAGCGAAAAAGCGGATTGAGGTTGCCGAACGCAATCGAGTGCGCAATCGCACCTACAAATCCTCCCTTCGCACCTTGATGAAGCGTTGCTTCCTCGCCTGTGACGCTTACAGCGAGAAGCCCGGTGATGCTGCCAAGGCATCTGTTCAGAGCTCGATGAACGCGGCCTTCAGCAAAATCGACAAGGCCGTCAAGGTGGGCGTTCTGCATCGCAACAACGGTGCCAACCAGAAGTCAAGACTCTCGGCAGCTGTCCGACGGGTTCTGGAACCCAGCACCTGA
- the hisD gene encoding histidinol dehydrogenase, with protein sequence MPVSRAVNEVDTTTPFPLRLVRDPETAHHELQRLTSRTTSDQQGEARGRVDQILEEVQRRGDTAVRDFTERFDGFRPEPIAVPAERLEQAWRELPLDLRDALELACRRIQEFHQRQRPADISMKGPHGEQLGRRWRPVQRAGLYVPGGRASYPSTVLMNAVPARVAGVEEIVICSPAGSDGCVNPVVLGAAHLAGVSRVMRIGGAQAIAAMAFGTDSVPKVDVISGPGNLYVTLAKQAVYGRVGIDSLAGPSEVLVIADQSADPAMVAADLLAQAEHDPLAAAVLITTDSGLAETIGVAISQQLLDHPRREICEASLRDWGLVILCEDLETCAQLSDSFAPEHLELLVERPEPLAERIRNAGAIFLGPWSPEAVGDYLAGPNHTLPTCGAARFSGALSVETFMRHSSMIGFNRAALEATGSAVQQLAGSEGLHSHAESVRLRLN encoded by the coding sequence TTGCCTGTGAGCAGAGCGGTCAACGAGGTTGACACCACGACTCCCTTCCCGCTGCGCCTGGTGCGGGATCCCGAGACTGCACACCATGAACTGCAGCGTCTGACCTCGCGGACAACAAGCGACCAGCAAGGCGAGGCTCGCGGTCGGGTGGATCAAATTCTGGAGGAGGTCCAGCGCCGCGGGGACACCGCCGTGAGGGACTTCACCGAACGCTTCGATGGCTTTCGTCCCGAACCGATTGCGGTGCCTGCCGAACGTCTTGAGCAGGCCTGGCGAGAGCTGCCGCTTGATTTGCGGGATGCCCTCGAGCTGGCCTGCCGCCGCATTCAGGAATTTCATCAGCGACAACGCCCCGCTGACATCTCCATGAAGGGGCCCCATGGGGAGCAGCTGGGACGGCGCTGGAGACCGGTTCAACGGGCTGGCCTTTATGTACCTGGCGGACGGGCCTCCTACCCCAGCACCGTTTTGATGAATGCCGTTCCCGCGAGGGTGGCGGGCGTTGAGGAGATTGTGATCTGTTCTCCCGCCGGATCGGACGGTTGCGTGAACCCAGTTGTGCTGGGAGCCGCTCACCTCGCCGGCGTCAGTCGGGTGATGCGCATCGGTGGAGCCCAGGCGATCGCCGCCATGGCCTTCGGAACAGACAGTGTCCCGAAAGTCGATGTCATCAGCGGGCCAGGAAACCTCTATGTGACGCTTGCGAAACAAGCCGTTTACGGACGCGTCGGCATCGATTCCCTGGCCGGTCCGAGCGAGGTTCTGGTGATCGCCGATCAAAGCGCTGATCCAGCGATGGTTGCCGCTGATCTGCTCGCCCAGGCCGAACATGACCCCCTGGCTGCAGCTGTTCTGATCACGACGGATTCCGGCCTGGCTGAAACCATCGGAGTCGCGATCAGCCAGCAGCTCCTGGATCACCCAAGACGCGAGATCTGCGAGGCATCACTGCGCGACTGGGGATTGGTGATCCTCTGTGAAGACCTGGAGACCTGTGCCCAGCTGAGCGACAGCTTTGCCCCGGAACATCTCGAGCTTCTCGTGGAACGTCCCGAGCCACTGGCGGAGCGGATCCGAAACGCCGGCGCCATCTTCCTGGGCCCATGGTCCCCGGAAGCGGTCGGGGACTATCTCGCTGGCCCGAACCACACCCTGCCGACCTGCGGTGCGGCTCGCTTCAGCGGAGCTCTCAGCGTGGAGACGTTCATGCGCCACAGTTCCATGATCGGATTCAACCGGGCGGCGCTGGAGGCGACCGGTTCAGCCGTTCAACAGCTCGCTGGCAGCGAGGGGTTGCACAGCCACGCCGAATCGGTGCGGCTGAGGCTCAACTAA
- the rpiA gene encoding ribose-5-phosphate isomerase RpiA produces MADLQTQMKQAVADAAVEQIKDGMVLGLGSGSTAALMIKALGSKLASGELKNIVGVTTSFQGEVLAAELNIPLLSLNAVERIDLAIDGADEVDPGFQLIKGGGACHVQEKLVAARAERFVVVVDSTKLVERLNLGFLLPVEVLPGAWRQVQQQLSSMDGSAELRMAQRKAGPVVTDQGNLVLDVKFDGGIADAVALELAINNIPGVLENGLFVNLADEILVGEINGDVAGVRSLDRR; encoded by the coding sequence TTGGCTGATCTTCAGACACAGATGAAACAGGCGGTCGCTGATGCCGCCGTTGAACAGATCAAGGACGGGATGGTTCTCGGCCTTGGATCCGGTTCGACCGCTGCCTTGATGATCAAAGCGCTGGGATCGAAGCTCGCCAGTGGAGAACTCAAAAATATCGTCGGTGTCACCACCTCGTTTCAGGGCGAGGTTCTTGCAGCTGAGCTCAACATCCCCCTGCTCAGTCTCAATGCCGTGGAGCGCATCGATCTGGCGATCGATGGTGCGGATGAGGTTGATCCGGGGTTTCAGCTGATCAAGGGCGGAGGAGCATGCCACGTCCAGGAAAAACTCGTTGCTGCTCGAGCTGAGCGCTTTGTGGTGGTGGTTGATTCCACCAAACTGGTCGAACGCCTCAATCTCGGCTTTCTGCTGCCGGTTGAGGTGTTGCCGGGGGCTTGGCGTCAGGTTCAGCAGCAGCTCTCATCCATGGACGGGAGTGCAGAGCTGCGCATGGCCCAGCGCAAGGCGGGACCTGTCGTCACGGATCAGGGCAATCTTGTCCTGGACGTCAAATTCGATGGGGGAATTGCTGACGCTGTTGCTCTCGAACTGGCGATCAACAACATCCCAGGTGTCCTGGAGAACGGCCTTTTCGTCAACCTTGCCGATGAAATCCTGGTCGGAGAAATCAACGGAGATGTCGCGGGGGTCCGCAGTCTCGACAGGCGTTAG
- a CDS encoding trypsin-like peptidase domain-containing protein, with protein MTLDPDQDGAVVDAGDLLRTLLALVLSLLFVVPRAEALEHSFVADVVQRVAPSVVRIDTERPVERQPFDPTLIDPLLRDLLGDPPQGPERERGQGSGVLIDNKGLVLTNAHVVERVDTVTLTLADGEQRDGQVIGTDSVTDLALVRLEGRSVPPSAPLGDSEALEVGDWAIALGTPYGLERTVTLGIVSSLHRNINSLGFSDKRLDLIQTDAAINPGNSGGPLVDAAGNVIGINTLVRSGPGAGLGFAIPINLARRVVDQLLEQGEVVHPYIGLQLVPLTARIAREHNKDPNSLVQLPERSGALVQSVLPDGPAESAGLRRGDLVVGVEDTKVSDPQVLLEVVDSARLGEPLALHVLRQGRELSLSVKPAALPGMS; from the coding sequence ATGACGTTGGATCCGGACCAAGATGGTGCCGTCGTTGATGCCGGTGACCTGTTGAGAACCCTGTTGGCACTGGTTCTGAGTCTGCTGTTTGTCGTGCCGCGGGCTGAGGCTCTTGAGCACAGTTTCGTGGCTGACGTGGTGCAACGGGTCGCCCCCTCCGTGGTTCGCATCGACACGGAACGACCTGTGGAGCGCCAGCCCTTTGATCCCACCTTGATCGATCCGCTTCTGCGTGATCTTCTGGGAGACCCCCCGCAGGGACCCGAACGGGAGCGGGGGCAGGGCTCAGGAGTTCTGATCGACAACAAGGGATTGGTGCTGACCAATGCCCATGTCGTCGAGCGGGTGGACACCGTCACGCTCACCCTGGCGGATGGTGAACAGCGCGATGGTCAGGTCATTGGCACGGATTCAGTCACCGATCTCGCCCTTGTTCGCCTTGAGGGGCGGTCGGTCCCTCCATCGGCTCCGCTCGGGGATTCCGAAGCGCTCGAGGTGGGTGACTGGGCGATCGCGTTGGGAACGCCCTACGGCCTTGAACGGACGGTGACGCTTGGCATCGTCAGCAGCCTTCACCGCAACATCAACAGCCTCGGTTTCTCCGACAAAAGGCTGGATCTGATCCAGACCGATGCCGCCATCAACCCTGGCAATTCAGGTGGCCCCCTGGTTGATGCCGCCGGCAATGTGATCGGAATCAACACCCTGGTTCGCTCCGGACCCGGGGCTGGTCTTGGCTTTGCCATTCCGATCAATCTGGCCAGACGGGTGGTGGACCAATTGCTCGAGCAGGGGGAGGTGGTGCATCCTTATATCGGCCTCCAGCTCGTTCCCTTGACGGCCAGGATCGCCCGTGAGCACAACAAGGATCCAAACTCTCTCGTGCAGTTGCCTGAGCGTTCGGGTGCCTTGGTTCAGAGTGTTCTGCCGGATGGCCCGGCAGAGAGTGCTGGTCTGCGACGTGGAGACCTGGTTGTCGGGGTCGAGGACACCAAGGTGTCAGATCCGCAGGTCTTGCTCGAAGTGGTTGATTCCGCTCGCCTTGGAGAACCCCTTGCTCTCCATGTCCTGCGACAGGGCCGTGAGTTGAGTCTTTCGGTGAAACCGGCTGCGCTTCCCGGGATGAGCTGA
- the grrP gene encoding extracellular substrate binding-like orphan protein GrrP: protein MRFRIFGLLSAVAMLSACSGVPNGSQSDASGGESSDGGGKLKAALLEGKPFAIKKGDGFEGWSVDVINAVKDEAGLGSVDFSVASSVDEGFEAITSGAADIACGVAFTWERAEKVNYSLPYAIGGTRLLAGPDVDGTPESLQGKSIGVVKDSASAKVLSDVVPDIELTNFATPTEALDALAEEKVDINGGPSLWLASNRGDSGKTLVPVRPYGSSGVGCIVKQDNGKLLSAASLAIGQMMQAYVDGDAGSREMINRWVGPGSAIDLSEATISALYRVMLASTAEISTNVQDPAELAAVEETVSEAETTDAADSESN from the coding sequence ATGCGGTTTCGGATCTTTGGACTGTTGAGCGCAGTGGCCATGCTCAGCGCCTGCAGTGGAGTCCCTAATGGATCTCAATCGGACGCAAGCGGCGGCGAGTCATCCGATGGGGGCGGCAAGCTCAAGGCTGCTCTGCTTGAAGGCAAACCCTTTGCCATCAAAAAAGGCGATGGCTTTGAGGGCTGGTCCGTGGACGTCATCAACGCCGTCAAGGATGAAGCCGGACTTGGCTCGGTGGATTTCAGCGTGGCCTCCAGCGTCGATGAAGGGTTTGAAGCCATCACCTCCGGTGCAGCGGACATCGCCTGCGGCGTTGCCTTCACCTGGGAGCGGGCCGAAAAAGTGAATTACAGCCTGCCGTACGCCATCGGTGGCACCCGCTTGCTGGCCGGGCCCGATGTGGATGGCACACCTGAATCTCTGCAAGGTAAGAGCATCGGCGTCGTAAAGGATTCCGCCTCAGCCAAGGTGTTGAGCGATGTCGTGCCAGACATCGAGCTCACCAACTTCGCCACACCGACCGAAGCACTCGATGCGCTCGCGGAAGAGAAGGTGGATATAAACGGTGGCCCCTCGCTCTGGCTGGCATCCAACCGAGGAGACAGCGGCAAGACGCTGGTGCCCGTCCGTCCGTACGGCAGCTCGGGGGTCGGCTGCATCGTGAAACAGGACAACGGCAAGCTGCTGTCGGCCGCCAGCCTGGCGATCGGCCAGATGATGCAGGCCTACGTGGACGGCGACGCCGGGTCCCGGGAAATGATCAACCGTTGGGTGGGTCCTGGAAGTGCGATTGATCTTTCAGAAGCCACGATCAGCGCCCTCTACCGGGTGATGTTGGCCTCCACGGCCGAGATCTCAACCAACGTGCAGGATCCAGCCGAACTCGCCGCCGTTGAAGAGACCGTCTCCGAGGCGGAGACCACAGACGCTGCCGACTCTGAAAGCAACTGA